From candidate division TA06 bacterium, one genomic window encodes:
- a CDS encoding 50S ribosomal protein L23 — protein sequence MKDARNIILRPVLTEKAVGLKETQNKYCFEVSRKANKLEIKSAVEELFKVQVLSVRVLTSRGKKRRMGRFEGKRPDWKKAICKLREGDRIEIFEGS from the coding sequence GTGAAAGATGCAAGGAACATCATACTCAGGCCAGTACTCACAGAAAAAGCTGTTGGACTGAAAGAGACACAGAACAAGTACTGCTTCGAGGTTAGCCGGAAGGCAAACAAACTTGAGATAAAGTCTGCAGTTGAGGAGCTTTTCAAGGTGCAGGTTCTCTCCGTCAGGGTACTCACTTCGCGAGGCAAGAAGCGGAGGATGGGAAGGTTCGAAGGGAAGAGACCCGACTGGAAGAAGGCCATCTGCAAGCTCAGAGAAGGTGACAGGATAGAGATTTTTGAGGGAAGCTAA
- a CDS encoding 50S ribosomal protein L3 produces the protein MDGIIGKKIGMTQLLLGQKAIPATVIEVGPCFVVGVRTKEKDGYCAVQLAYGERKRANRPMSGVFKKASVTPKRCIAEFRTEDSKDFQLGQKITVEMFKEGEKVNITGFSKGRGFTGVVKRHGFSGGPKSHGSMSHAVPGSIGASANPSRVIKGQKLPGRMGNERVTIKNLEILKIDQEQSLLVVKGSVSGARRGYLFIRKSQR, from the coding sequence ATGGACGGTATCATAGGAAAAAAGATAGGAATGACTCAGCTTTTGCTCGGCCAGAAGGCGATCCCGGCCACCGTGATTGAGGTAGGACCCTGCTTTGTGGTGGGAGTCAGGACGAAAGAGAAGGACGGCTATTGTGCAGTCCAGCTGGCCTACGGGGAAAGAAAAAGGGCAAACAGGCCTATGTCAGGGGTCTTCAAAAAGGCATCTGTGACCCCGAAAAGGTGCATAGCAGAGTTTCGGACTGAAGATTCCAAGGATTTCCAACTGGGTCAGAAGATCACTGTAGAAATGTTCAAGGAAGGGGAAAAGGTTAATATCACAGGCTTCTCCAAGGGGAGAGGATTCACAGGTGTGGTGAAGAGACATGGATTCAGTGGCGGCCCAAAAAGCCACGGCTCCATGTCCCACGCCGTTCCCGGCTCCATAGGAGCTTCTGCCAATCCCAGCAGAGTGATAAAAGGTCAGAAGCTGCCCGGCAGAATGGGGAACGAAAGGGTCACCATAAAGAATCTTGAGATTTTGAAGATCGATCAAGAACAAAGTCTCTTGGTGGTTAAGGGGTCAGTCTCGGGAGCAAGACGGGGCTACCTTTTCATCAGGAAATCTCAGAGGTAA
- the rplB gene encoding 50S ribosomal protein L2: MGTKKYKPVTSTLRYKVGPTFEEITKKKPERRLLRALKKSGGRNNQGRRTVRYRGGGHKRRYRILDFRRGKLGIEAKVAAIEYDPNRSARIALLSYRDGEKRYILAPAGLKVGDVVMSGPGSSIRTGNALPLMEIPMGSDIHNIELTKGKGGQLVRGAGGSAQLVAKEGSFAHVRLPSGEVRLIRLDCYATIGQVGNIDHESTVSAKAGRSRWLGRRPRTRGVAMNPHDHPMGGGEGKSSGGRHPCSRTGIPSKGFRTRKKNKSSSRYIIRRRKK; this comes from the coding sequence ATGGGTACAAAAAAATACAAACCAGTTACTTCTACTCTTCGATATAAGGTTGGTCCCACCTTCGAAGAGATAACAAAGAAGAAGCCTGAGAGGAGACTCCTCAGGGCCTTGAAGAAGTCTGGCGGAAGGAACAACCAGGGAAGGCGGACGGTGAGGTACAGAGGTGGGGGGCACAAGAGAAGGTACAGGATTCTGGATTTCAGGAGGGGCAAGCTTGGCATTGAGGCGAAAGTTGCCGCAATCGAGTATGATCCCAACAGGTCAGCGAGGATTGCCTTGCTCAGCTACCGGGATGGGGAGAAGAGATACATACTCGCTCCAGCAGGCCTGAAGGTGGGCGATGTGGTCATGTCGGGCCCGGGTTCTTCTATTCGTACGGGGAATGCGCTTCCGCTCATGGAAATACCTATGGGCAGTGACATACACAACATCGAACTTACCAAGGGCAAAGGTGGACAACTGGTGAGGGGCGCGGGTGGTTCTGCTCAGCTTGTGGCCAAGGAGGGTTCTTTTGCCCACGTAAGACTTCCATCTGGAGAAGTGAGGCTTATCAGGCTTGACTGTTATGCGACTATCGGACAGGTGGGTAACATAGATCATGAATCCACGGTAAGCGCGAAGGCAGGGAGATCAAGATGGCTGGGACGCAGACCAAGAACACGCGGGGTGGCCATGAACCCCCACGACCATCCCATGGGTGGCGGAGAAGGGAAGAGCTCTGGGGGAAGACATCCCTGCAGTCGGACGGGGATTCCCTCAAAGGGGTTCAGGACAAGGAAAAAGAATAAGTCATCAAGCAGATACATAATCAGGAGAAGGAAGAAGTGA
- the rplD gene encoding 50S ribosomal protein L4, which produces MHKATSYTQDGKKTGEFDLPDSIFGALVKEGALYYTLKGYLANIRRGTASTKTKGDVAYSGAKPWRQKGTGRARVGTRGSPIWVGGGVAMGPKPRDYSSSVPRKVRRIALKSALTSLASEGRVVVIEDLQIEKPRTKTLVELMQKLEIPSDSKCLILIHQKCDNVKLSARNLPNVVLKMAKDLNALDVMKCNRLLATRKSVDQLEEVLSK; this is translated from the coding sequence ATGCATAAGGCGACCTCATACACTCAGGACGGCAAGAAGACTGGCGAATTTGACCTCCCAGACTCGATATTTGGTGCTCTAGTGAAGGAAGGTGCACTCTACTACACCTTGAAAGGGTATCTTGCGAACATCAGGCGAGGGACCGCCTCTACAAAGACGAAGGGTGACGTGGCGTATAGCGGAGCCAAGCCGTGGCGGCAGAAGGGGACCGGCCGGGCAAGAGTGGGAACCAGGGGTTCACCGATATGGGTCGGTGGCGGTGTGGCCATGGGGCCAAAACCCAGAGACTATTCCAGTTCCGTACCGAGAAAGGTGAGGCGGATTGCTCTGAAGTCGGCCCTCACCAGCCTCGCCAGCGAGGGAAGAGTGGTGGTAATCGAGGATCTACAGATAGAAAAACCCAGAACTAAGACTCTTGTGGAACTGATGCAGAAGCTGGAGATTCCATCTGATTCGAAGTGCCTGATTCTCATCCACCAAAAGTGCGACAATGTGAAGCTGTCAGCCAGAAATCTTCCCAACGTGGTTTTGAAGATGGCAAAGGACTTGAACGCTCTCGATGTTATGAAGTGTAATCGTCTTCTGGCGACCAGGAAATCGGTGGACCAGTTGGAAGAGGTGCTATCAAAGTGA